The genomic stretch CAACTTTTAGGCGCAAGTGACGTATAATTAGAAAATTCTAACGAGGTAAACCAATGAATCTACCCACTTTGTCGTTTGGCGAATTGAAGGCCAAACTTCCAATTATTCAAGGCGGTATGGGTGTCGGCATCTCCCTTTCCGGTCTTGCCAGTGCAGTAGCTAACGAAGGTGGAGTCGGCGTAATCGCCACTTCCATGATTGGCATGCGCGACCCGTTAAGGGCTAAAGATCCTGAAGCTGCTGACCATCGCGGTCTGATCGAAGAGATTCGAAAAGCCCGTGAGAAAATGACCGACGGTCTGCTCGGCGTAAACATCATGTGCGCGCTGACCAACTACGGAGACATGGTCCGCACCTCCATTCGTGAAGGTGTTGACGTCATCATCTCCGGCGCTGGACTTCCCCTGGACCTCCCCGGCTATCTTCGCGAGGTATCCGAGGACGTCAAAGCCGATGTAAAAACCAAACTCGTGCCTATTGTTTCATCCGGCCGTGCAGCTTCCATTCTGTGCAGAAAGTGGATGAACAAATTCGACTACCTGCCCGATGGGTTCGTTGTCGAAGGCCCCAAGGCAGGCGGACACCTCGGTTTCAAGGCCGAGCAACTGGATGATCCCAAGTACCAGTTGGAGTCCATTGTCAAAGAAGTCATTGATGCAGTCACTCCCTTCCGGGAAAAGCATCAGAAAGATATCCCCGTCATTGCCGCAGGTGGCGTGTACACCGGCGAAGATATTGCCAAGTACCTTGAGATGGGTGCTTCCGGCGTTCAGATGGGAACTCGATTCGTGGCAACGCATGAATGCGATGCTGACGAGGAATTCAAGCGTGCGTATGTCCAAGCCAAGGAAGAAGACCTGACCATCATCAAAAGTCCGGTCGGCCTTCCTGGAAGAGCATTGAAGAACTCATTTCTCGATGCAGTTTCCACCGGACTCAAGCAGCCCAAGAAGTGCGTTCACAAATGCCTGCATAGTTGTGCGGAGGAGAAATCCCCCTACTGCATCGCTCAGGCTCTCGTAAACGCCTACCGCGGCAAGCTGAAACACGGCTTTGCTTTTGCCGGTGCGAACGCATACCTCGTCGACAAAATCGTGACCGTCAAAGAGCTGATGAACAGCCTCAAAGACGAGTACGACCGCAGAGTCAAATAGATTGCTGCGACTATAGAATGCCGAAAGGCGGAATCGAAAGATTCCGCCTTTTTTTTGCCTTTTGGGCTGACACTAACCCTATACATAATCTTCCAGACTACTCCACCGTCAGGCTTGTGGGAGAATTAATTTAAGGGATGCAGTGATCTGCAAATAATTTGTGCCAAACCGTACTATTATAATTTCAACTAGAACAAATAGAGATATTCGATTACAAGACTAAAAAAACAAATGGAGGATTCACCTGTGAAAAAATTGATTATCGGAGCCCTGATGGCTCTCCTGATTCCCACACTGGCCCACGCAATGGGCTACAACTACATTTCTCAAGATGAAATGCGGTCTAGACTTGATGCCAAGGACCAGATGACTATTGTTGACATCTGCCCTATTGACCAGTTTGCCAAAGGGCATCTGCCCGGTTCCGTGGAAACCAACGCCTATCCGGTAAAAACCGACGAAGAGCGCGCAAAGATCGCCAAGGTCTTGCCCGAAATCAAGTCCTCCACAGAAGATGTCGTCATTGTTTGCCCTGGTGGACGTGGTGGCGCAAAGAGAACCTACGACTACTATGTCGAACAAGGTGTAGCAGAAAGCCGCTTGTTCATTCTGGAAAAGGGAATGAATGGCTGGCCTTACCAGACCGAATCCAAGTAAACGAAAAAAGGGGCTGCAAGGCCCCTTTTCTTATTGATATGCAGTATAAAACTATTCGAAACGACGGGCAGTAATGACCGAAACAGGATCGACAGGAACATCATCAAAGCCCTGATAGCTTTTTGTCTTACTCTTGCTGATTTTCACAGCCACATCCATACCGTCAATCACTTCTCCAAAGACACAGTAACCAAAGTTCTCGTCCTCTTCACCGGTATGATCAAGATCCGGGTTGTCAGCCACATTAATAAAGAACTGAGAGGTGGCGCTATGAGGATCAGGCAACCGGCCCATGGCAACAGTACCTTCGGTGTTCTTCAGGCCGTTTCCAGCTTCGTTCTCAATGGGATCACGGGTTTCCTTTTCTTCCATGGAAAAAGTCACCCCGCCAGTCTGAATCATGAACCCTTTTATCACGCGATGAAACAGTGTCCCATCGTAGAATTCACTATCCACATACTGCAGGAAATTTTCTACAGTCTTTGGTGCTTTATCAGGGAACAGCTCAATAAGGATCTCGCCTTCCGGTGTTTCCAGAAGAACCATTGGATTATCCATTTTCACTCCATTCTAGTGGGTTAGTCTCTTTCATCATCGTTGTGCCTGACTCCAGCACGTGGATGCGCCGAATCATATACCTGCATGATGCGCTGCATGTCCAGATGCGTATACCCTTGAGTCGTGGATATATTTTCATGCCCCAATAACTCCTGAACACTGCGTAAGTCTGCGCCGGCTTCAAGCATATGCGTGGCAAAACTATGCCGCAGCATATGTGGGTGAACATCCTTTGGCAGACCGGCCAACCGAGCCAGCTTGGCCACTATACGATTGGCGGCCCGACGATTCAATCGCTTGCCACTTCGGACTCCAATAAAAAGTGCCTGCTCCGCGTAATTGCCCTGCAACAGCGCATGGCGCTGCTCTATGTATCGCCGAATTCGATCGATCGAACTGTCACTGAGAGGAACGATGCGCTCCTTCGAGCCCTTACCCACAACCCGGATCACATCAGAGTCCACATCATTCAAATCCAGATCAATCGCTTCACTGATGCGCAGCCCAGAGCCATACAGCAACTCGGCCAATGCGATGTCGCGCAACCCTTCAGGGTCCGGCTCTATGTAGGTTTCCATCATGGAAACGGCCTGATCGACATTCAACACCTGTGCCTTACGCTTCTCCAGCTTCGGATTGCGCACTCCAGCGGTCGGGTCTTTGGATATGACCCTGTGTTTTTTCAGATACTTGAAATAAGCTCGCAGACTGGACAGCTTGCGCCCCATTGTCGACTTGGTCAGCCGCCTGCCATGCATTGCTGCCAGATACCCGCGCACATGGTCGCGATCAATCCTGAGCGGCTTGTCCAAGGACCGCTTGGAGCGGCCCAGAAATTCTTCGAACTGCTCAAGGTCTGTTCCGTATGAACGGATAGTGGCCTCGGAGTAGCCTTTTTCCACAGCAAGATACGCCAGAAAACCCTGGACCATATCGCCCCAAGATTTACTCTTTTCTTTGGTCAATGACATAACAGCTCTTGGGGTTTTCTTTGGCTTTTTTCTTCAGTCCCATGGCAATGGATGAGACTTCGCCATAATGCTTGATACGACCTTCGGAATTGACGACAACAGCTATGGAGACCGCCATCAAAGGAAAGACCTTGGTGTTTCCTTCCCTGTCAACGGATGTGATATTCCCTTTCTTGCGATCTTCCGGATCGTAAAAATGAGGCACGATATCATCAAAAGCCTTGATTATTCGCTGGCATGCATCTTCGACTTTGTCGGGAGGCAAAATAAACACAAAATCATCGCCCCCAACATGCCCCACAAAACTCATCACCCCCGGGTAGCTCCGAATGGTGTTCACGATTAACCGTGCCGACATCATCAGAATTTCATCGCCTCTGGAAAAACCGTATTTGTCATTGTAGGATTTGAAATAATCCAAATCACAATAGGCAAGAGCAAAATCTTCCTGATCATCGATGAGAGACTGTATTCTCTGGATAATAGAGGTGTTCCCGGGGAGTTTTGACAAAGGATTCGCGTCGAGTGCGCGCATGGCGCGACAGAGAGTCAGGTTGATGCGATCGCGCACCTCAGAAGGATTGAATGGGCGCACCAGAAAGTCATCCACTTCGACCTTGTTCCAATTCCATGGCTCTTCCACATCAACAGGGTCGACACACATGACAACAGGAAGCTGCCTGTAGACATTCTCACTTTTAACGAGATTGGCGACTTCCTTGCCGGAGATGTCCTGCAGTCTGTTATCTACGAGCAGCAGATCCGGTGGCTCATTGAACATGTGCTCGATGGCTGTTCCGCCATACTCGAACACACGAAATTCCAAAACATCCGGAGCCCAGAGACTTTGAAGCAATTCTGCAAGCGCCTTGTCCGGTGACAATAAAAACGCCGTCTGTTTGCGTTGAAAAAGCGATTCTTCCAGAGTTTGAGTCATGAGTGGAATCTAGCAGAGGTAGCGGTAATTAGAAAGTCAGATCAGACACCTCAAGGAATTGATCAGCCATCTCGTCCATGACTTTATCGAGGTCGGACATTTTAAAATTCAGCCCCATGAGAGCCTCCGGGCGGAGATACGCCGTCTGATCATCACCTGAATTCCCAAACTCGAAAAGACGAACCAGATAATCGCCGATATGGACCACGCAGGACATGGGTTTGTAGAACTCCGCTAGTTGTGGGGAGTGATGACGGCTCATGGCCTCGCGAATATTGGGCGGCAACCCCCAATGCCGTGCAAGCCACGCATTGATGCGATCATGCCCGAACCCGAGCACATCCTTTTCCGCCTCAAAATACGTCAGCTCTTTGGCTTTGACCGTATCTATGATCCGAGCATGCACATCCGGCAACTGAACTGCTGTGACAACTTTTCCAAGGTCGTGGAGCAACCCGGCCACGGCATACTCTTCCGGGTCTTCAAATCCGGCGCGACGGGCAATGATGTTGCAGGCGGTTGCACAGCCGAGGGAATGCTCCCACAACCCTTTCATGGCTTGAACCATCATATCGAATACCGAAGTGGAAATGATGATCCCGCGAATAACATTGAACCCGAGCAAAACAAGAGCATGCTGGATGGAGCTGATGCGACCGGGGAACCCGTAGATGGGCGAGTTGACCATCTTCAGCACTTTGGCAGAAAGCACCTGATCGGTGGCAATCACCTTGGCTATAGCTTCGCTGGATGTCTCGGGGTTCTCAATCAAAGTTGTCACTTCATCGAGGACATGAGGCAAGGTAGGCAAATCCTTAACCGCAAGGATTTCACCTTTGATGGTTGTTTTGAGATCCTGTTCCATTGTTATGCCTCACCATCGTTGTTGTCATCGATATTTTGAGCCGTGCTGTCCTCTTGCTCGGATTCCACCGCTTGCAGCGCCTTTTGTCGCGCTTCCTGGGCTGCAGCTTTCATTCCAAAGTATTGAGCCATCCGATTTTTTACACGCATCATCCATTTATCCGAGGTGTGCCTGCGAAACAGGTGATCAAGCCGCTCCTGACGCTCGGCATACTTGGTGCCGGCCCCTGCTCCTCCCATATCCAAAGGATGACCCTGAACCGTAATCCTATCGATCTTCATGTTACGCAACCGATCAATAAGGCTATCCGTCAACTCCATCCCTTCAGCCATGATGGTCATACCACCTTCTTTGGTGACGGGCTTGGCCAACTTCATACCGGGCTCTGCAAGGTCGATTGGTATTTTCTGCATAAGGGATTCTATCAGATAAAAGGGATGATCCAAGAAACAATATCCATATGTAACAGCAAAGACATGACAGCAATAACTGAAGAAGACTAGGAGAAGGTGTTATCCCTCTTTGGCAAGATACCACATCCCCGGCAATTGACGAACCGCTCCACGAATTTCGAGCATTAACAGAACCTTGCTGATTTTTGCAGAGGTCCACTCAAGCGCCCTGCTCATTTCATCTATATGAACCCTGTCAGAAGCCTCAAGCATTCGCATGACTTCCAGTTCTTCCGTGTTCAGCTGTATCGACTGACGCTCCACGGCTGTCGGTCGCTTGGTATGCGTTTCAGCATGTCGCTTATCCCCAGGAAGCACAGACTCGACAATCGCCTTTTGCTTTTCACTAGAAGCTGTCTGAAAAGAGCAGGAGGAAGTCTCTAGGTCATTATCCAAAGAATCTGTTATCCCCTGCACATCTTCCGCATCCGATTCAGGATCAGGGATATCAGCCAGCTCTCTTGCAAAGTCATAGCGAAGTATTTCAACAATATCTTCCGCACTTTCAACCAATGCCGCACCTTGCTTTATCAGTCGATGACAGCCAGTGAACGTCGGCTGACCAAGAGGACCAGGAAGAGCAAACACATCCTTCCCCTGCTCCGCGGCTAAACGAGCAGTAATCAGACTGCCGCTTTGATGCGCAGCTTCTGCAACCAATACACCGAGAGACAAGGCACTGATCAACCGATTTCTAACGGGAAAATTCTTGGCCCGAGGCTTCTCGCCCGGCCCGAACTCTGTTACGACCAGTCCTTTGGCATTCAATGCTTTGCGAACATCAAGGTTGTCGTATGGGTAGTCAATGTCCAGCCCACACCCAAGCACAGCGATACTGCTGCCAATCCCCTGCAATCCACCCAGGTGTGCCTGGCGATCAATGCCCAAAGCCAGCCCCGAAACAACGGTAATCCCCACTCCAGCCAACTGAGCACTTATGTTGCGAGCGGCCCGGAGTCCCAAGGACGTGCACTCCCGAGCACCAACCACAGCAATTCCGGGGTTCGACAACAGGGTCAAATCACCTTGATAATACAGTGTCAAAGGGGGGTCGTGCAGGTTTTTGAGTGCATCAGGATAATACTGATCATTCCAAGTCAGCACTTCCATCGAAGTACGCTTGGAGGCCTTGAACTCCAACTCGGCCTTTTCTCGCCAAACCTCCCCAATGCAGCCCTGAACAGCTTTGGCAAGAAAGTTACTTTTTACCCCTTTGGCCTTCCAGGTTGAAGCTTGTTTAACAGCATCATAAGCACTCGGGTAAATACTCAAAAGCTGCTTGAACGCCACAGGCCCCAATCCAGGGGTATGCTTTAACGCCAGGCAGGAAAAGAACTCTTTATCGCTATTCATCTATTGGATCTGGAAAAATGCTTACCCACCAAGGCGTTTGAGTTCCTTGCGGGCCAGAGCTGCCGGGTTCGACTTGGGAAAATCCTCGACCAAGGCACGAAGATAAAACACGGCGTTATTGGGATCGCCAACGCGATCATAGGACATTCCAATCTTGAGCAGTGCTGCCGCCGCTTTGGAATGCTTGGGGTATCTTCCCGTTACTTCCTTGAAAGCAAGTATGGCTTGGGGATATTGCTTCTGGGAATAATATGTCTCGCCAGACCAATACAGCGCATTGGGAACAAGGTCACTGTTCGGGTATTTCTTTACAAAAGAATCAAAGCTGGAACGCGCCTTATCGAAATCATCGTTGTTGTATAAAGCGAGAGCCGCTTCGTAGGATGCACTTGGACCTGCTTTTTTGGGAGTAGGAGCAGGTGCGTCTTTGGGCTTGGTACGTTCTACGACTTTGGGTTCGGGGATGACAGGAGGAGGCCCTGGAACTTCATCCCACGGTTTTTCCTCGCTGCTTTGAGCAACAGGTTCATCAGCCTGAACTTTGTCCCCCTCAACCCAGGCACCCTCTTCCGGCTTGAGATCAGAGACCCAACCGCTCTCCGTGTTGCCATTCGCCATTTCCGGATCTGCAGTTGCGACTTTATTCGCCCCCATCATCTCTTCAAGGGCAAGCAGCTTGGCCTCAATTTCGGCAAGGGAATCCGCGTTGGCATCAGCCTGACGCCGTTGCTCTTCCTTCATATTGAGAAAGCTCTCTTCAAGGCTCTGTATTCGCCACTCGGTGCTGGCTGTCGTTGTAGCTGCGTTTTGCTTCATTGCCCCACACGCAGTGAGCAAAGAACAAGAAAGGGCAAGCAGGACGAACTTCAGATAATGCATGCAACAGTCTCCCGTATTCCATCGTAGAACATTTACCGAGAGATAGGCGATCAGCGGTTTTTTTGCAAGGAATCGTTGATGATTTGGTAATGGTTCCTGTAGTCGTAAATCTTGCATCCTGCCTGTTTTTGAGGCAAGTAAGGCACGCGACAGCAGTAAATGCATTGCAAATCCCTTTGGAGAAGACACCACAATGACTATGAATGAAACCCTGATGATGACGGCCATGATGATGGCCCCGGCGTTTTTCAGTCTGATCGGCATGGCTGTATTCGGCAGTCCGGTTGTTTCGCTGCTCGGTGAAATAACAGCCAAAACAAAAAAACGAGTCTTCTACGACAAGTACGGTCAGCAAACAGCAACTATGGGCGCAGTGCTTCTCGTCGTATTCATTCTTGTGGAAGCCGTTGGAATCGGGCTGCTGTATCAAAAATACCCAGACCTCCTTGCGTCCATGGTATCGGCAGACTCTCCGCTCAAGCTGGCAGGAATCGCTCTGGCAGCCTTCCTGTTGTTAGGCGTCCCCTATTCGCTTACATGGAAACAACTTCGCAAGAGCAAAGGTCTCCACATGGCAATGGGATTTGGCGCCTGCGCAGCGGTCATAGCCATGTTTGTCCTCGGCATTCCGGCAAAGCTGAGCATTGCCGTCACTTCTTCAGCCGAACAGACAATGCAACTGACGCCACTGCCACTCATCGCCATGTACCTTTTCTTCATGGTGTCCGCAGCAGCAGGAATGAGCTGCGCCTACCTCGTCATCAGGCGTCATAAAGATGATTTTGGACGCGACTACTACAACTTTGCACTTAAGCTTGCCTCCCGCTGGGCACTTATTCCCATGATTGGTTTCCTCGCATGTCAAGGATGGCTGTTTGCCACACTGCCGGAAGGTATCAAAACACTCGTTCTTGAGACTCCACTCGGCATAGTTTGGGGAGCCAGCGCTTTCTTTGGACTGCTTTGTCTGGTCATATGGGGCCTGATCGCCCGCAGTTCATCTCCTTTGCGGATCAAAGGGCTGACATTCACAGGAGTCCTTTTGCTGTGGCTGGTGCACACAGGAAACGCATTG from Pseudodesulfovibrio profundus encodes the following:
- a CDS encoding rhodanese-like domain-containing protein, which translates into the protein MKKLIIGALMALLIPTLAHAMGYNYISQDEMRSRLDAKDQMTIVDICPIDQFAKGHLPGSVETNAYPVKTDEERAKIAKVLPEIKSSTEDVVIVCPGGRGGAKRTYDYYVEQGVAESRLFILEKGMNGWPYQTESK
- a CDS encoding HDOD domain-containing protein; translation: MEQDLKTTIKGEILAVKDLPTLPHVLDEVTTLIENPETSSEAIAKVIATDQVLSAKVLKMVNSPIYGFPGRISSIQHALVLLGFNVIRGIIISTSVFDMMVQAMKGLWEHSLGCATACNIIARRAGFEDPEEYAVAGLLHDLGKVVTAVQLPDVHARIIDTVKAKELTYFEAEKDVLGFGHDRINAWLARHWGLPPNIREAMSRHHSPQLAEFYKPMSCVVHIGDYLVRLFEFGNSGDDQTAYLRPEALMGLNFKMSDLDKVMDEMADQFLEVSDLTF
- the ybgF gene encoding tol-pal system protein YbgF; this translates as MAVIIRVSFIVIVVSSPKGFAMHLLLSRALLASKTGRMQDLRLQEPLPNHQRFLAKKPLIAYLSVNVLRWNTGDCCMHYLKFVLLALSCSLLTACGAMKQNAATTTASTEWRIQSLEESFLNMKEEQRRQADANADSLAEIEAKLLALEEMMGANKVATADPEMANGNTESGWVSDLKPEEGAWVEGDKVQADEPVAQSSEEKPWDEVPGPPPVIPEPKVVERTKPKDAPAPTPKKAGPSASYEAALALYNNDDFDKARSSFDSFVKKYPNSDLVPNALYWSGETYYSQKQYPQAILAFKEVTGRYPKHSKAAAALLKIGMSYDRVGDPNNAVFYLRALVEDFPKSNPAALARKELKRLGG
- the dprA gene encoding DNA-processing protein DprA; the protein is MNSDKEFFSCLALKHTPGLGPVAFKQLLSIYPSAYDAVKQASTWKAKGVKSNFLAKAVQGCIGEVWREKAELEFKASKRTSMEVLTWNDQYYPDALKNLHDPPLTLYYQGDLTLLSNPGIAVVGARECTSLGLRAARNISAQLAGVGITVVSGLALGIDRQAHLGGLQGIGSSIAVLGCGLDIDYPYDNLDVRKALNAKGLVVTEFGPGEKPRAKNFPVRNRLISALSLGVLVAEAAHQSGSLITARLAAEQGKDVFALPGPLGQPTFTGCHRLIKQGAALVESAEDIVEILRYDFARELADIPDPESDAEDVQGITDSLDNDLETSSCSFQTASSEKQKAIVESVLPGDKRHAETHTKRPTAVERQSIQLNTEELEVMRMLEASDRVHIDEMSRALEWTSAKISKVLLMLEIRGAVRQLPGMWYLAKEG
- a CDS encoding tyrosine recombinase XerC, with product MSLTKEKSKSWGDMVQGFLAYLAVEKGYSEATIRSYGTDLEQFEEFLGRSKRSLDKPLRIDRDHVRGYLAAMHGRRLTKSTMGRKLSSLRAYFKYLKKHRVISKDPTAGVRNPKLEKRKAQVLNVDQAVSMMETYIEPDPEGLRDIALAELLYGSGLRISEAIDLDLNDVDSDVIRVVGKGSKERIVPLSDSSIDRIRRYIEQRHALLQGNYAEQALFIGVRSGKRLNRRAANRIVAKLARLAGLPKDVHPHMLRHSFATHMLEAGADLRSVQELLGHENISTTQGYTHLDMQRIMQVYDSAHPRAGVRHNDDERD
- a CDS encoding peptidylprolyl isomerase; the protein is MDNPMVLLETPEGEILIELFPDKAPKTVENFLQYVDSEFYDGTLFHRVIKGFMIQTGGVTFSMEEKETRDPIENEAGNGLKNTEGTVAMGRLPDPHSATSQFFINVADNPDLDHTGEEDENFGYCVFGEVIDGMDVAVKISKSKTKSYQGFDDVPVDPVSVITARRFE
- a CDS encoding NAD(P)H-dependent flavin oxidoreductase: MNLPTLSFGELKAKLPIIQGGMGVGISLSGLASAVANEGGVGVIATSMIGMRDPLRAKDPEAADHRGLIEEIRKAREKMTDGLLGVNIMCALTNYGDMVRTSIREGVDVIISGAGLPLDLPGYLREVSEDVKADVKTKLVPIVSSGRAASILCRKWMNKFDYLPDGFVVEGPKAGGHLGFKAEQLDDPKYQLESIVKEVIDAVTPFREKHQKDIPVIAAGGVYTGEDIAKYLEMGASGVQMGTRFVATHECDADEEFKRAYVQAKEEDLTIIKSPVGLPGRALKNSFLDAVSTGLKQPKKCVHKCLHSCAEEKSPYCIAQALVNAYRGKLKHGFAFAGANAYLVDKIVTVKELMNSLKDEYDRRVK
- a CDS encoding GGDEF domain-containing response regulator produces the protein MTQTLEESLFQRKQTAFLLSPDKALAELLQSLWAPDVLEFRVFEYGGTAIEHMFNEPPDLLLVDNRLQDISGKEVANLVKSENVYRQLPVVMCVDPVDVEEPWNWNKVEVDDFLVRPFNPSEVRDRINLTLCRAMRALDANPLSKLPGNTSIIQRIQSLIDDQEDFALAYCDLDYFKSYNDKYGFSRGDEILMMSARLIVNTIRSYPGVMSFVGHVGGDDFVFILPPDKVEDACQRIIKAFDDIVPHFYDPEDRKKGNITSVDREGNTKVFPLMAVSIAVVVNSEGRIKHYGEVSSIAMGLKKKAKENPKSCYVIDQRKE